One window of the Halobacillus litoralis genome contains the following:
- a CDS encoding 2-isopropylmalate synthase, whose translation MAHVNVFDTTLRDGEQSAGVNLNRLEKIEIAKQLERLGVDIMEAGFPASSQADFDAVKEIADTVRGCSVTGLARANKRDIDIAWEALKGGAEPRLHIFLATSPIHMTHKLKKTPDEVVQTAVNMVSYAKEKFSHVQWSAEDALRSDYDFLVHIIEKVIDAGATVLNLPDTVGYTTPDEIGRLFRYVQENVPNIDKAILSTHNHDDLGMAVSNSLAAIESGARQIEGTINGIGERAGNAALEEIGVALTIRQDRYDYQTNLVLKEIKRTSDLVSRLTGMMVPGNKAVVGRNAFAHESGIHQDGVLKESSTYEIITPAMVGIDSNRMVLGKHSGRHAFKQKAESLGFELNESKLKEAFESFKNLTGKKKEVTDDDLFAILTDTQTEHEDQPKYELKAFQVQYGSITRPTATIILTRPDGKEVEKANTGEGSVEAIYNTLDDLIDGDVHLQDYQLSSIGKGRDALAEVHVQLTVDGMKASGRGSAQDVLEASAHAFLNAVNRTLYQSYRKAYQQVQV comes from the coding sequence ATGGCTCACGTTAACGTTTTCGATACAACCCTTAGAGACGGTGAACAATCCGCGGGTGTCAATTTGAACCGTCTGGAGAAAATTGAAATTGCGAAACAGCTGGAGCGTCTAGGTGTAGATATCATGGAAGCAGGATTTCCTGCTTCCTCCCAGGCTGATTTTGATGCGGTGAAAGAAATCGCAGATACCGTCAGAGGTTGTTCGGTGACAGGCTTAGCGAGAGCTAACAAACGTGATATCGACATTGCTTGGGAAGCATTAAAAGGCGGAGCGGAGCCGAGGCTGCATATTTTTCTTGCCACCTCACCGATCCACATGACACATAAGTTGAAGAAAACCCCGGATGAAGTCGTTCAAACGGCTGTCAACATGGTTTCCTATGCGAAAGAAAAATTCTCACATGTGCAATGGTCCGCTGAAGATGCGCTTCGTTCCGATTATGACTTCCTTGTTCATATCATTGAAAAAGTCATTGATGCAGGGGCTACTGTCCTCAATCTTCCGGATACAGTAGGTTATACGACACCAGATGAAATCGGCAGACTTTTCCGCTACGTACAGGAAAATGTTCCGAATATCGACAAAGCGATCCTGTCTACCCACAACCATGATGATCTTGGGATGGCGGTCAGCAATTCGCTGGCAGCTATTGAAAGCGGCGCCCGCCAAATTGAAGGAACGATCAATGGCATCGGAGAACGTGCCGGAAATGCGGCTCTTGAAGAAATCGGTGTAGCACTGACAATCCGTCAAGATCGGTACGACTATCAAACGAATCTTGTTTTGAAAGAAATCAAACGTACGAGTGATTTGGTCAGCCGCCTGACAGGGATGATGGTCCCTGGGAACAAAGCAGTCGTCGGCCGGAATGCATTTGCTCATGAATCCGGCATTCACCAGGACGGTGTCCTGAAGGAGTCTTCCACTTACGAAATCATCACTCCAGCGATGGTTGGCATCGATTCCAATCGAATGGTGCTAGGGAAGCACTCTGGACGTCATGCCTTCAAACAAAAAGCAGAATCGCTTGGCTTCGAGTTGAATGAAAGTAAATTGAAAGAAGCATTCGAGTCCTTCAAGAACCTTACTGGTAAGAAAAAAGAGGTCACAGATGATGACTTGTTCGCAATCTTGACTGATACGCAAACCGAACACGAAGATCAGCCGAAATATGAATTGAAAGCTTTCCAAGTCCAATATGGAAGCATCACCCGCCCGACAGCAACTATCATTTTGACTCGTCCGGATGGAAAAGAAGTCGAAAAAGCGAACACGGGTGAAGGAAGTGTCGAAGCGATTTACAATACGCTTGATGATTTGATTGATGGGGATGTCCACTTGCAGGACTACCAATTGAGTTCGATTGGAAAAGGCCGTGACGCTCTAGCTGAAGTCCACGTTCAACTGACCGTCGACGGAATGAAAGCATCAGGGCGTGGATCCGCACAGGATGTGTTAGAAGCTTCGGCCCATGCGTTTCTGAACGCCGTCAATCGTACCCTTTATCAAAGTTACCGCAAAGCTTACCAACAAGTTCAAGTATAA
- the ilvN gene encoding acetolactate synthase small subunit, protein MRRIVTAIVHNRSGVLNRVTGLLAKRQFNIESISVGRTETEGVSKMTFVVEVEDDRKLEQLTKQLNKQIDVLKVSDITDKAIVARELAMVKVISNPQIRNEIQGIIEPFRASIIDVSKESVTVQVTGKSDKVDALIELLRPYGIKELARTGLTAFTRGHQPQVAEFKSYSLLK, encoded by the coding sequence ATGAGGCGAATCGTCACAGCGATTGTTCATAATCGCAGCGGTGTTCTGAACCGGGTCACCGGTTTACTTGCTAAAAGACAATTCAACATTGAAAGTATCTCCGTCGGACGTACAGAAACAGAAGGCGTATCTAAAATGACCTTCGTGGTGGAGGTGGAAGATGATCGTAAATTAGAACAGCTCACCAAGCAGCTGAACAAACAAATCGATGTACTGAAAGTGTCAGACATCACGGATAAAGCGATTGTCGCCCGCGAACTCGCGATGGTGAAGGTCATCAGCAACCCGCAAATCAGAAATGAAATCCAGGGGATCATTGAACCGTTCCGGGCATCGATCATCGATGTAAGCAAAGAAAGTGTGACCGTCCAAGTCACAGGAAAATCCGACAAGGTCGATGCCTTGATTGAACTGCTTCGACCTTATGGCATCAAAGAACTCGCCCGGACAGGGCTGACCGCTTTCACTCGTGGTCACCAACCGCAGGTAGCAGAATTCAAATCTTACTCACTACTAAAATAA
- a CDS encoding indolepyruvate ferredoxin oxidoreductase subunit alpha: MAFVITQPCQGEQAGECVEVCPVDCIEKGEDQYYINPDICIDCGACVSVCPVDAIVEEYEMTPEQEPFLEKAEKFFGNV; the protein is encoded by the coding sequence ATGGCATTTGTCATTACACAACCATGTCAAGGTGAACAAGCAGGCGAATGTGTGGAAGTCTGTCCAGTCGACTGTATTGAAAAAGGGGAAGACCAATATTACATTAATCCAGACATATGTATAGATTGCGGGGCATGTGTGTCCGTTTGTCCCGTTGACGCAATTGTGGAAGAATATGAAATGACTCCGGAACAGGAGCCTTTTTTGGAAAAGGCTGAAAAGTTTTTCGGAAACGTATGA
- the leuB gene encoding 3-isopropylmalate dehydrogenase, with protein MEKHIVLLPGDGIGPEVTKAAKKVLQAVADRYQHSFTFESHDIGGVAIDQQGTPLPEDTVKAAKKADAIFLGAVGGPKWDQLPGHMRPEKGLLGIRKQLGLFANLRPVKAFPQLLHASPLKQEVVAASDLLIVRELTGGLYFGQPSERRNGGKEVVDTLAYERSEIERIVDQAFKSARVRRKQLTSVDKANVLESSRMWREVVEEKSKEYPDVLVEHMLVDAAAMKLVTNPAYFDVLVTENMFGDILSDEASVLTGSLGMLPSASLNEHGVGLYEPVHGSAPDIAGQNKANPLASILSVAMMLKHSFGMEEEAEQVEAAVHEVLDEGYHTSDIDLVGGIQVSGSGLATKVVDQISTSDTTENIMRCYV; from the coding sequence ATGGAGAAACATATCGTTCTTTTGCCAGGAGATGGCATCGGTCCAGAAGTGACAAAAGCCGCAAAAAAAGTACTGCAAGCCGTCGCAGACCGTTACCAGCATTCATTCACATTTGAAAGTCATGACATAGGAGGAGTGGCGATTGACCAGCAAGGGACGCCACTCCCGGAAGATACCGTTAAAGCAGCAAAGAAAGCGGATGCCATTTTTCTCGGAGCGGTAGGTGGACCGAAATGGGATCAGCTTCCTGGCCATATGCGCCCGGAAAAAGGGTTGCTCGGTATTCGGAAGCAGCTCGGATTGTTTGCGAACCTCCGTCCTGTCAAAGCTTTCCCACAGTTGCTCCATGCATCTCCATTAAAACAGGAAGTTGTTGCAGCAAGCGATCTCCTGATTGTACGTGAATTGACAGGCGGGCTTTATTTCGGGCAGCCGAGTGAACGTCGTAATGGCGGAAAAGAAGTCGTAGACACTCTTGCCTATGAACGGAGCGAAATCGAAAGGATTGTCGATCAGGCTTTCAAAAGCGCCCGTGTCCGTAGAAAGCAGTTAACATCTGTTGATAAAGCGAATGTGCTTGAATCGAGCCGTATGTGGCGCGAAGTAGTAGAAGAGAAGAGCAAGGAATATCCGGATGTCCTTGTTGAGCACATGCTTGTTGATGCTGCCGCAATGAAGCTCGTCACCAACCCGGCTTATTTCGATGTACTTGTAACTGAAAATATGTTCGGTGACATATTGAGTGATGAAGCCTCTGTCCTGACAGGATCGCTTGGAATGCTGCCATCAGCAAGCTTGAATGAACATGGGGTCGGTCTTTATGAGCCTGTTCACGGCTCTGCGCCGGATATTGCCGGACAAAACAAAGCCAATCCACTTGCCAGTATTCTATCTGTTGCTATGATGCTGAAGCATTCATTCGGGATGGAAGAGGAAGCGGAACAGGTCGAGGCAGCTGTCCATGAAGTATTGGATGAAGGGTATCATACTTCTGACATTGATCTCGTCGGTGGCATCCAGGTGAGCGGCAGCGGACTGGCGACCAAGGTAGTCGACCAGATCAGCACCAGTGATACAACTGAGAATATTATGCGGTGTTATGTATAA
- the ilvE gene encoding branched-chain-amino-acid transaminase, which translates to MSSQWIYLSGEYVRKEEAVVSVYDHGFLYGDGVFEGIRVYEGNIFKLEEHLGRLYDSAKSIMLHIPYDKEELEEIIAETVRRNQLETAYIRVVVSRGAGNLGLDPASCAQPRLVVIAEALSLFPKELYERGVRLASVSSRRNRPDVLPPQVKSLNYLNNILVKMEANQAGVDEALMMNDQGYVTEGSADNIFIVKNGTILTPPTYLGALEGITRNAIIDLAEEKGYNIKEQPFTRHDVYVADEVFLTGTAAEVIAVVEVDQRKVGDGRPGVVTNHLLSEFRKITTTDGHKVYSENQAHVS; encoded by the coding sequence ATGAGCAGCCAATGGATTTACCTGAGCGGCGAATATGTGAGAAAAGAAGAGGCAGTCGTTTCCGTTTATGATCATGGTTTCTTATACGGAGACGGGGTGTTCGAAGGCATTCGTGTATACGAAGGCAATATATTCAAACTCGAAGAACACTTGGGTCGCCTATATGACTCTGCGAAATCAATCATGCTTCATATCCCATATGACAAGGAGGAACTGGAAGAAATTATTGCGGAAACGGTCCGACGTAACCAGTTGGAAACGGCCTATATTCGCGTAGTAGTTTCCAGAGGAGCCGGCAATTTGGGTCTTGACCCAGCCAGCTGCGCACAGCCTCGTTTGGTTGTCATTGCTGAAGCACTTTCTTTATTCCCGAAAGAATTATATGAACGCGGTGTCCGACTCGCTTCGGTTTCAAGCCGGAGGAACCGCCCGGACGTATTACCACCACAAGTGAAATCATTAAATTATTTAAATAATATTCTTGTGAAAATGGAAGCCAATCAAGCAGGAGTGGATGAAGCCCTCATGATGAATGATCAAGGGTATGTGACAGAGGGATCCGCCGATAACATTTTCATCGTTAAAAACGGTACGATCCTAACTCCCCCTACTTATTTAGGAGCTCTAGAAGGAATTACACGAAACGCGATCATCGATTTGGCAGAAGAGAAAGGCTACAACATCAAGGAACAACCGTTTACACGTCACGACGTATATGTTGCGGATGAAGTGTTTTTGACTGGAACAGCCGCCGAAGTCATCGCTGTTGTGGAAGTCGATCAACGCAAAGTAGGCGATGGCAGACCAGGTGTTGTTACAAACCATTTACTATCTGAGTTCAGAAAAATCACAACGACAGATGGACACAAAGTATATAGCGAAAATCAAGCACATGTAAGCTGA
- the ilvB gene encoding biosynthetic-type acetolactate synthase large subunit: MKAQASVEEQTATKTGADLLVEALIEQDVETLFGYPGGAVLPIYDAIYRAEGSFDHVLPRHEQGAIHAAEGYARVSGRAGVVIGTSGPGATNLVTGIADAMMDSIPLVIFTGQVAKGVIGTDAFQESDIMGITTPITKHNYQVQEIEELPRVVKEAFHIATTGRPGPVVVDIPKDISSTVYAKDVNNQFHLPGYQPTMKPNPLQISKLHDALVEAKKPVVLAGSGVIHAGASEELRTFVRNYKLPVTTTLLGLGSYPGSDELSLGMAGMHGTYSANMALYECDLLINIGSRFDDRLTGNLKHFAPNAKVAHVDIDPAEIGKNIPTQIPIVSDAKAALESLNGKPVKELHHKGWMEAISQNKVDYPLWHDQPDADIVPQWLLQKVYEYTKGEAIVTTDVGQHQMWAAQYYHFDEPNRWVTSGGLGTMGYGFPAAIGAQLADMDATCVAVVGDGGFQMTLQELSVLQERRLPVKILIVNNQALGMVRQWQEKFYSERYSQSIIDTQPDFVKLAESYQVPGYKIETQDQLLDVLPGVLQDDQPAVIDCRVLQKENVYPMIAPGKGLHEMIGVKR, encoded by the coding sequence ATGAAGGCACAGGCAAGTGTGGAAGAGCAGACCGCAACTAAGACAGGAGCCGATTTGCTCGTAGAAGCTTTGATCGAGCAAGATGTTGAGACGCTATTCGGATATCCAGGTGGAGCAGTTTTACCGATTTATGATGCGATCTACCGAGCGGAAGGGAGCTTTGATCATGTTCTGCCACGGCATGAGCAAGGGGCGATCCACGCCGCTGAAGGTTATGCACGTGTTTCGGGCAGAGCTGGGGTAGTGATCGGAACTTCCGGACCGGGAGCGACCAACTTAGTCACAGGTATTGCCGATGCGATGATGGATTCCATTCCACTCGTCATATTCACAGGCCAAGTTGCAAAAGGGGTCATCGGCACAGATGCTTTCCAGGAATCAGACATAATGGGGATTACCACACCGATTACGAAGCACAATTATCAGGTGCAGGAAATTGAAGAGCTCCCAAGAGTTGTGAAGGAAGCTTTCCATATTGCCACAACCGGACGTCCTGGCCCTGTTGTTGTCGATATACCGAAAGATATCAGTTCAACCGTCTATGCAAAAGACGTGAATAACCAATTTCATCTGCCGGGTTATCAGCCGACGATGAAACCGAACCCGCTGCAAATCAGCAAATTGCATGATGCGTTAGTTGAAGCGAAAAAACCTGTCGTTCTTGCAGGCTCAGGAGTCATCCATGCAGGAGCATCAGAAGAACTGAGAACGTTCGTACGTAACTACAAATTGCCAGTAACGACAACACTTCTCGGATTGGGCAGTTACCCCGGGAGTGACGAGTTATCTCTCGGCATGGCGGGCATGCACGGAACGTATTCAGCGAACATGGCCCTTTATGAATGCGACCTGCTCATCAACATCGGCTCTCGCTTTGATGATCGTCTGACAGGAAATCTAAAGCATTTCGCACCAAATGCCAAGGTTGCCCACGTGGATATCGACCCGGCAGAAATCGGAAAGAATATCCCGACTCAAATTCCGATAGTATCCGATGCTAAAGCAGCGTTAGAATCTCTCAACGGTAAGCCGGTTAAAGAGCTCCATCACAAAGGGTGGATGGAGGCGATCAGTCAGAACAAAGTGGATTACCCACTCTGGCATGATCAGCCGGATGCCGATATCGTTCCACAGTGGCTGCTCCAAAAAGTCTATGAATATACGAAAGGGGAAGCGATCGTTACGACAGATGTCGGACAGCATCAAATGTGGGCTGCCCAGTATTATCATTTCGATGAACCGAATCGCTGGGTGACTTCCGGTGGTCTTGGAACCATGGGGTATGGTTTTCCGGCAGCCATCGGAGCACAGCTTGCCGACATGGATGCCACCTGCGTCGCTGTAGTCGGAGATGGAGGCTTTCAAATGACTCTGCAGGAGCTATCAGTTTTGCAGGAACGCAGACTTCCGGTCAAAATCCTCATCGTCAATAATCAGGCGCTCGGCATGGTCCGCCAGTGGCAGGAGAAGTTCTACAGTGAACGTTACTCCCAGTCGATCATCGATACACAGCCTGACTTTGTGAAGCTTGCTGAAAGCTATCAAGTGCCCGGCTATAAAATTGAAACACAGGACCAGCTGCTCGATGTTCTGCCGGGAGTGCTTCAGGACGATCAACCGGCGGTCATCGATTGCCGCGTCCTTCAAAAAGAAAATGTATATCCAATGATTGCTCCGGGCAAAGGACTACACGAAATGATTGGGGTGAAACGATGA
- the ilvC gene encoding ketol-acid reductoisomerase, translated as MAHVYYHNDIKDEVLKNKKVAVVGYGSQGHAHAQNLKESGHDVVVGLRKGKSWDKAEQDGLEVKVVAEAVADADVIMVLLPDEHQPSVYEEHIKPNLKSGAALAFAHGFNVHFNQVVPPSDVDVFLVAPKGPGHLVRRTFEEGAGVPALIGVEQNVTGEAKEIALAYAKGIGGGRAGVLETSFQEETETDLFGEQAVLCGGLTSLVKAGFETLTEAGYQPEVAYFECMHELKLIVDLMYEGGLEGMRYSISDTAQWGDFVSGPRVIDEETKARMKDVLTDIQTGKFAKGWILENQVNRPEFNAINSRESNHQIEKVGRELRELMPFVKKSQSKEKDVVTHGSR; from the coding sequence ATGGCACACGTTTACTATCACAACGATATCAAAGATGAGGTACTGAAGAATAAAAAGGTTGCCGTTGTAGGATACGGATCTCAGGGTCATGCTCATGCACAAAACTTGAAGGAAAGTGGTCACGATGTAGTTGTCGGCCTTCGTAAAGGGAAGTCCTGGGATAAAGCGGAGCAAGATGGACTGGAAGTGAAAGTTGTAGCAGAAGCAGTGGCGGATGCAGACGTCATTATGGTTCTATTGCCAGATGAGCATCAGCCAAGTGTTTATGAAGAGCATATCAAGCCTAATCTGAAATCGGGCGCAGCGCTGGCATTTGCACACGGTTTCAATGTTCACTTCAATCAGGTGGTTCCTCCATCAGATGTCGACGTATTCCTGGTAGCACCGAAAGGGCCTGGACACCTTGTCCGCCGCACATTCGAAGAAGGAGCAGGAGTGCCGGCATTGATCGGGGTCGAACAAAACGTAACAGGTGAAGCGAAAGAAATCGCACTGGCTTATGCCAAAGGAATCGGCGGCGGTCGTGCCGGTGTACTCGAAACATCCTTCCAGGAAGAAACGGAAACGGACCTATTCGGAGAACAAGCGGTCCTATGCGGTGGTCTTACAAGCCTTGTGAAAGCAGGTTTTGAAACATTGACTGAAGCCGGCTATCAGCCAGAAGTCGCGTACTTCGAATGTATGCATGAACTGAAACTGATCGTTGACTTGATGTATGAAGGCGGTCTTGAAGGAATGCGTTATTCCATCTCTGATACCGCTCAATGGGGTGACTTCGTCTCAGGTCCACGTGTCATTGATGAAGAAACGAAAGCCCGCATGAAAGATGTATTGACTGATATTCAGACAGGTAAATTCGCCAAAGGCTGGATTCTTGAAAATCAAGTGAACCGTCCGGAATTCAATGCGATCAATTCCCGTGAAAGCAATCATCAAATCGAGAAGGTGGGTAGAGAGCTCCGTGAACTGATGCCGTTCGTCAAGAAGTCCCAATCCAAAGAAAAGGATGTGGTCACACATGGCTCACGTTAA
- the leuC gene encoding 3-isopropylmalate dehydratase large subunit: MSQPKTIVEKIWDQHVVHEEEGKPNLLYIDLHLIHEVTSPQAFEGLRMSGRKVRRPDLTYATMDHNVPTIHRNVIKDAVSKKQMETLEENCEEFGVHLADINHPDQGIVHVIGPELGLTQPGKTIVCGDSHTSTHGAFGALAFGIGTSEVEHVLATQSLWQARPKTLQIKVDGKLGTGVTAKDLILAIIGKYGVRFGTGHVIEYTGEAVRNLSMEERMTVCNMSIEAGARAGLISPDATTVDYLKGKRYVPEGKDFEEVADQWLSLASDEGAEYDQTLTIHADEIEPQVTWGTNPSQCVPVGGHVPDPEAAEDDRDGIERAIAYMGLEANQDIESIPIEHVFIGSCTNSRLSDLRKAAEIVRGGRVHKNVKALVVPGSKSVKDAAEAEGLDTIFLTAGFEWRDAGCSMCLAMNDDIVPPGERCASTSNRNFEGRQGNGSRTHLVSPEMAAAAALEGRFVDVRKYASAVGGFS, from the coding sequence ATGAGTCAGCCAAAAACGATTGTCGAAAAAATTTGGGATCAGCATGTCGTCCACGAAGAAGAAGGGAAGCCGAATCTCCTCTATATCGACTTGCACTTGATTCATGAGGTGACCTCTCCCCAGGCGTTCGAAGGGCTGCGGATGAGTGGGCGGAAAGTACGCCGTCCTGACCTCACTTACGCGACGATGGATCACAACGTGCCGACGATCCACAGAAATGTCATCAAAGACGCAGTGTCAAAAAAGCAGATGGAGACTCTCGAAGAAAACTGTGAAGAATTCGGCGTCCACTTAGCTGATATCAATCATCCAGACCAGGGAATCGTCCACGTCATCGGTCCAGAATTAGGCCTGACCCAGCCTGGGAAAACCATCGTTTGTGGAGATAGCCACACTTCTACACATGGAGCTTTTGGAGCTTTGGCATTCGGGATAGGAACGAGTGAAGTAGAACACGTGCTTGCAACTCAATCGCTATGGCAGGCACGGCCCAAAACCCTGCAGATAAAAGTAGATGGCAAATTAGGTACGGGTGTAACCGCTAAAGACTTGATTCTGGCCATCATCGGAAAATATGGTGTTCGATTCGGTACTGGGCATGTCATTGAATATACGGGAGAAGCTGTCCGTAACTTATCGATGGAAGAGCGGATGACTGTCTGTAATATGTCCATTGAAGCAGGTGCGAGGGCAGGCTTGATCAGCCCGGACGCGACTACCGTCGATTATTTGAAAGGCAAACGTTATGTTCCAGAAGGGAAAGATTTTGAAGAAGTGGCAGACCAGTGGTTGTCTTTAGCCTCTGATGAAGGCGCCGAATATGACCAGACATTGACTATTCATGCCGATGAAATTGAACCTCAAGTCACTTGGGGAACCAATCCATCGCAATGCGTCCCTGTCGGTGGGCATGTTCCGGATCCTGAGGCTGCTGAAGATGATCGAGACGGTATCGAGCGTGCAATCGCGTACATGGGACTTGAGGCCAATCAAGACATTGAATCCATTCCGATTGAACATGTGTTTATCGGTTCCTGCACCAATTCAAGGTTGAGCGATCTTCGGAAAGCAGCTGAAATCGTCAGGGGCGGCCGTGTTCATAAAAATGTGAAAGCCCTTGTCGTTCCGGGATCGAAATCTGTTAAAGATGCTGCTGAAGCAGAAGGGTTGGACACGATTTTCCTTACAGCCGGGTTCGAATGGCGTGATGCTGGGTGCAGCATGTGTCTGGCAATGAATGATGATATTGTCCCGCCAGGCGAACGTTGTGCATCGACTTCGAATCGTAACTTTGAAGGCCGGCAGGGTAACGGGTCCCGTACCCATTTGGTCAGTCCGGAAATGGCTGCCGCCGCTGCTTTGGAAGGCCGGTTCGTCGATGTCAGAAAATATGCAAGTGCAGTAGGAGGTTTTAGCTGA
- a CDS encoding YjcZ family sporulation protein — protein sequence MGCGYGGGYGGGYGGGSTFVLIVVLFILLIIVGASFYN from the coding sequence ATGGGCTGTGGTTACGGTGGCGGTTATGGCGGCGGTTATGGCGGCGGTAGCACTTTCGTTTTGATCGTTGTATTGTTCATCCTTTTGATTATTGTAGGAGCTTCTTTCTACAACTAA